GTGGCGAGGGAGAGGCCTGCCACGCCGAGGCCGCCGGTGGTCGTAGGGCTGGTGGTCGTGGCGTAGCCGAGCGCGGCCAGGCCGGCGGCGGTTCCACCCCCCACCTGGGAGGCGATCCGGAAGAGGCTGGAGGCGGCGCCCGCTGCGTCGCTGCCCGCGATGCTCTCGGAGCCCGCCATCGTGGCCGACCCCATCGCGAGCGCGGCGTTGGTGGCGGCCGTGTCGGCGGCGGTCCTGGCCGAGAAGTCGGTCCCGCCGGCGCCGATGTCGGCGGCGTAGGCCTGGAAGGCCGCCGCCAGCAGCGGGTCGCCGCCGGTCCCGCCGCTCGCGGTCGCGGCGACCAGAGCGATGGCGGCGGCCCGCCCCGGGCTGTCGGCGATCGGGACAACATGGGGGAAGCCGGTGGACTGCCAGTAGGCGGTCGAGAAGACTCCTCTCGCATAGCCGTAGAAGTCGTTGGTCAGGCCGACGGCGCCACTCTGGGTCACACCGAGGGCGTCTGCCGCATTGGCCGCGGTATCGACGTTGTCCGTTGCCTGGAACGTGGTGGCGAAGGTGGTGGCGACGTTGGCGAGGATGGCGGCCGCGGGGCCGGTCGTCGCTGCCACGGGCCCGATCCCCGTGACCGTACCGCTCGCCCCCGCCGTCGTCGCGTTGATGGTGGTCAGGCTGATGCGGTCGAACCCGGTGGCGCTGTTCTGGATGCCCACCTGGAAGTCGAGCGTGGTGGCCGAGCCGTCCAGCAGCTTCTGGCCGTTGTACTCGGTGACCTGCGAGATCCGCTCCAGCTCGCTCACCAGCGCCCGGGCCTCGGTGTCGACGTACCCCCGCTCCGAGTCGCCGATGCCGTCCGAGGCCGACTGCATGGCCAGCTCCCTGAGCCGGGTCAGGATGCTGGCCTGCTCGTTGAGCGCCGCCTCGCTGGCCTGCACGACCGAGAGGCCATCGTTGGCGTTGCGGGTGGCCTGGTTGTAGCTCCGGATCTGCGCCTCGAGCGTGGTGCTGATGCCGAGCCCGGCGGCGTCGTCGCCGGCCCTGGTGATGCGGAAGCCGCTCGAGAGCCGCGACAGCGACGAGTCCAGCGCCGACTGGGTGCCGGTCAGGTTCTTCTGCGCGTTCAGGGAGGCGACGTTGGTGCGGATCGAGAGGGACATGGTGTGCCGCCATCGCCCACCGGGAGATCACGTTCGGCCGGGGCGTCAGCGCGGGTTCCTTGCCTCAGTCCTCGGCCCGGGATCCCTGGGACCTTAGGGGCAGGCGCCGAATCAACCTGGAGTGTCAGGCGACACGGCCGAAGCTGCCTGGTTCACTCCTGGTGATGCGACGCAGCGACCGGGGCCCTTGTCGCCGGTCAAGCCGGGGGCCGCAGCGCGTCCCGCTCCGCCACGGTGAGGACCCGCGGCATGGCCACCGGCCGGCCGGCCGCGTCGAAGAAGGGGGTGGGCCGGTGCCGGCCGAGCAGCCGCCCGCGCAGCAGGAACAGCGCGATCCGCAGGATCAGCCCAGGCGGCACCTTGGGGTGCACCGGGAAGGGCGCCACCCCGGTGGCGAAGCGCCCCTGCAGGCGGGTCGGCGGCCCGAGCGCCGCGTCGCGCGCCGCCGCCGGCAAGTCCAGGAAGGCGTGGACCAGGCCGATGAAGGGCATCTTCGGCGAGGAGAGCCCGTTGCCGATGGGCGTGGCGCAGCAGCCGGTGTGCCAGCGCAGCAGCCCCTGCTCGGCCAGCCGCAGGCAGCGCAGCTGCTCGGCGCCCCGGGTGATGGCGACCTGCGACGGGGTGGTCTGGAAGATGTCGGTGCCGCCCCAGGGGTCGAGCACGTCGGGGCGCCCCAGCGCCCGGGCGTAGGCCTGGCAGTCATCGCAGGAGCAGGCCACGTGCAGCCCCCCGCGGGCGGTGTCGAGCTCACCGGCCACGGCGCCGCAGCGACAGCGCAGCGGGATCTTCACCGCCTCCTCCGCTTGGGCGGCCGCTTGGCCCCGCTGAGCCGCCCGGCCGCCGCCGCGCCGGCCATGGCCCCGCTCCCCAGCAGCCCCTTCATGCCGGCCAGGTTCGGGGAGAGCCCCAGGCCGAACCCCTTGATGGCCGAGATGCGGTCGCGCAGGGCGGCGGCCTTCTCGAAGTCGAGCGCCGCGGCGGCGGCCTTCATCTCGGCCTCCAGCGACGCCACCATGGCCGGCAGCTCCTCCGGCCGGTACTCGGGCGCCCCCTCCGCGGCCACCGGCACCGTGAGGTAGTCGCCCTCCCCCGCCGCCGGCCCCAGGTCGGAGAAGGCCCGCGTCGTGGACTGGGGGGTGATGCCGTGCTCGGCGTTGTAGGCCCGCTGCTTCTCGCGCCGCCGGTCGGTCTCGTCGATGGCCTTCCGCATCGAGTCGGTGACGCGGTCGGCGTAGAGCAGGACCCGGCCCCTCACGTTGCGGGCGGCCCGGCCGATGGTCTGGATGAGCGACACCGAGGAGCGCAGGAAGCCCTCCTTGTCGGCGTCCAGCACCGCCACCAGCGAGACCTCCGGGATGTCGAGCCCCTCCCGCAGCAGGTTGATGCCGATGAGGACGTCGAACTCCCCCTTGCGCAGGTCGCGGATGAGGGCGCTGCGCTCCAGGGTCTCCACGTCGGCGTGCAGGTAGCGGCACCTCACCCCCACGTCGGTGAAGTACTCGGTCAGGTCCTCGGCCATGCGCTTGGTCAGGGTGGTCACCAGCACCCGCTCGCCGGCCTCGGCCCGCTGGCGCACCTCGCCGAGCAGGTCGTCCACCTGGGTGGCGACCGGGCGGATCTCCACCTCCGGATCCACCAGCCCGGTGGGGCGGATGATCTGCTCCACCACCACGCCCCCGGCCCGGTTCAGCTCGTACTCGGCCGGGGTGGCCGAGACGTAGATGGTCTGGCCGCACAGCGCCTCGAACTCCTCGAACTTGAGCGGCCGGTTGTCCAGCGCCGAGGGGAGCCGGAAGCCGAACTCCACCAGCGTCTCCTTGCGCGAGCGGTCGCCCTTGTACATGGCGCCGATCTGGCTGACGGTCTGGTGCGACTCGTCGATGACCATGAGGAAGTCGTCGGGGAAGTAGTCGAGCAGGCAGGGCGGCGGGTCGCCGGCCTTCCGCCCCGAGAGCCAGCGCGAGTAGTTCTCGATGCCGGTGCAGAAGCCCATCTGCTCCAGCATCTCCAGGTCGAAGCTGGTGCGCTGCTCCAGCCGCTGCGCCTCCACCAGCTTGTTCTGGCCGGTGAGCTGCTGCAGCCGCACCTGCAGCTCGTCGCGGATGCCGGCGATGGCCTTCTTGCGGGTCTCCGGCGCCGAGACGTAGTGGGAGTTGGGGAAGATGGCGGCCTTGTCGAGCTCGGCCAGGGCCACCCCGCGCAGCGGGTCGAACTCCTGCAGCCGCTCCACCACGTCGCCGAAGAACTCGATGCGGATGGCCCGCTCCTCCTCGTAGGGCGGGAAGACCTCCACCGTGTCGCCGCGCACCCGGAAGGTGCCGCGGTGGAAGTCGAGGTCGTTGCGCTCGTACTGGATGTCGATGAGCGAGCGCAGGAAGCGGTCGCGCGGGAACTCCTGCCCCTTCTCCAGCTGCTGCAGCAGGCCGTAGTAGGCCTCGGCGGTGCCCAGGCCGTAGATGCAGGAGACCGAGGCCACGATGAGCACGTCGTTGCGCGTCAGCAGCGCGTGGGTGGCGGCGTGGCGCATCCGGTCGATCTCGTCGTTGATGGACGAGTCCTTCTCGATGTAGGTGTCGCTCGAGGGGACGTAGGCCTCCGGCTGGTAGTAGTCGTAGTAGCTGACGAAGTAGTGGACCGCCGCGGCGGGGAAGAGCGCCTTGAACTCCCCGTAGAGCTGGGCCGCCAGCGTCTTGTTGTGGGCGATGACCAGGGTGGCCCGCTTCAGGTCGGCCACCACGTTGGCCACCGTGAAGGTCTTGCCCGAGCCGGTCACGCCCAGCAGCACCTGGGCCGGGTCGCCGCGCCGGAGGCCGGCGGCCAGCTCGGCGATGGCGCGCGGCTGGTCTCCGGTGGGGAGGAAGTCGCTCTGCAGGTCGAAGGGCACGGGGCCCGAACATACCGCCCGACCCGGACACCCGCCGCCGCCCCATCCGGGCGGCGACCGGGCCCCGGCCGGAGGTATGCTCCGGGTGAATGCGCCCCCCCGTCCGAGCCCTCCCCCCCGCCCTCGGCGCCCCGCCTGCCGGCCGTTCGGCCCGGCCGGCTGCCCTGGCGGCGCTCCTGCTGGCAACGGCGACGCTGGCCGGCTGCCCGGCCTCGACGCCCGCCCCCTCCTGCCCCGCCGGCCAGACCGCCTGCGGCGGCCTCTGCTTCGACCTCCAGTCGGACCCCGGCTCCTGCGGCACCTGCCTGCACCGCTGCCCCACCGGCGCCTCTTGCCAGGCCGGGACCTGCACCTGCCCGGCCGCCCTCCCGGACGTGTGCGGCGGCCCGAGCGGCCAGTGCGTCGACCTGGCGACCGACGACCTCCACTGCGGCGACTGCAGCGTGGCCTGCGGCCTCGGCAGCTGCGGCGGCGGGGCCTGCGCCTGTGACGTCGGCGCCACCTCCTGCCCGGGCCCGGGCACCCGCTGCGTGGACCCGCTGACCGACACCGGGAACTGCGGCGCCTGCCGGAACGGCTGCGCCACCGGCCAGAGCTGCAGCGGCGGGGCCTGCCTGTGCCTGGCGCCGCGCCTGGAGTGCGGCGGCGCCTGCGTCGATCCCCGCACCGACGAGCGGCACTGCGGGGCCTGCGGCGCCACCTGCGCGCTCGGCGCCACCTGCACCGCCGGCGTCTGCGCCTGCCCGGCCGGGCAGGTCGACTGCGCCGGCACCTGCCGGGCGCTCGCCACCGATCCGCTCAACTGCGGCGCCTGTGGGACCCGCTGCGCCAGCGGCGCGACCTGCGCCGGGGGGAGCTGCGCCTGCCCGGGCGGCCAGGTCACCTGCGGCGGCGCGCCCGGCGCCTGCGCCGACCTGGCCAGCGACCCGCTGCACTGCGGGACCTGCACCACCTCCT
This DNA window, taken from Anaeromyxobacter sp., encodes the following:
- the uvrB gene encoding excinuclease ABC subunit UvrB translates to MPFDLQSDFLPTGDQPRAIAELAAGLRRGDPAQVLLGVTGSGKTFTVANVVADLKRATLVIAHNKTLAAQLYGEFKALFPAAAVHYFVSYYDYYQPEAYVPSSDTYIEKDSSINDEIDRMRHAATHALLTRNDVLIVASVSCIYGLGTAEAYYGLLQQLEKGQEFPRDRFLRSLIDIQYERNDLDFHRGTFRVRGDTVEVFPPYEEERAIRIEFFGDVVERLQEFDPLRGVALAELDKAAIFPNSHYVSAPETRKKAIAGIRDELQVRLQQLTGQNKLVEAQRLEQRTSFDLEMLEQMGFCTGIENYSRWLSGRKAGDPPPCLLDYFPDDFLMVIDESHQTVSQIGAMYKGDRSRKETLVEFGFRLPSALDNRPLKFEEFEALCGQTIYVSATPAEYELNRAGGVVVEQIIRPTGLVDPEVEIRPVATQVDDLLGEVRQRAEAGERVLVTTLTKRMAEDLTEYFTDVGVRCRYLHADVETLERSALIRDLRKGEFDVLIGINLLREGLDIPEVSLVAVLDADKEGFLRSSVSLIQTIGRAARNVRGRVLLYADRVTDSMRKAIDETDRRREKQRAYNAEHGITPQSTTRAFSDLGPAAGEGDYLTVPVAAEGAPEYRPEELPAMVASLEAEMKAAAAALDFEKAAALRDRISAIKGFGLGLSPNLAGMKGLLGSGAMAGAAAAGRLSGAKRPPKRRRR